In Nitrosophilus alvini, the following are encoded in one genomic region:
- the secY gene encoding preprotein translocase subunit SecY, whose amino-acid sequence MNKALLNKIFITLGFLFLYRVLAYVPVPGVNIDVVKEFFDSQAGNALGLFNMFSGNAVERLSIISLGIMPYITASIIMELLAATFPSLGQMKKERDGMVKYMQIIRYATIAITIVQAVGVSIGLQSLTGRAGESAIMIDMPTFVTVAAISMLAGTMILMWIGEQITQRGIGNGISLIIFAGIVSGIPSAIAGTINLVNTGELNFLVLIAIAAIILLTVGFIIYVELGERRIPISYSRKTIMQNQNKRVMNYIPIKVNLSGVIPPIFASALLMFPTTILQASTNPIIQKISDFLNPNGYFFNLLMFFLVVFFAYFYASIVFNAKDIAENLKRQGGFIPGVRPGEHTAEFLNQVASRLTFWGAIYLGIISTLPWILVKGMGVPFYFGGTAVLIVVQVALDTMRKIEAQIYMSKYETLSAVGL is encoded by the coding sequence ATGAACAAAGCTCTTTTGAATAAAATATTTATTACACTCGGATTTTTGTTTCTTTATAGAGTTTTGGCATATGTTCCTGTCCCGGGTGTAAATATTGATGTAGTAAAAGAGTTTTTTGATTCCCAGGCGGGCAACGCCCTGGGCCTTTTTAATATGTTCAGCGGTAATGCCGTAGAGAGACTAAGTATAATTTCTTTGGGTATCATGCCCTATATTACTGCTTCTATTATTATGGAACTGCTTGCAGCTACATTTCCTTCGCTTGGACAGATGAAGAAAGAGCGCGACGGTATGGTCAAATATATGCAGATTATCAGATATGCGACAATTGCCATTACCATCGTGCAGGCAGTCGGTGTTTCCATCGGACTTCAAAGCCTTACTGGAAGAGCCGGTGAAAGTGCGATAATGATCGATATGCCTACGTTTGTAACTGTTGCTGCTATTTCTATGCTTGCCGGAACCATGATACTTATGTGGATTGGTGAACAGATAACCCAAAGAGGTATTGGAAACGGTATAAGCTTGATAATTTTTGCCGGTATTGTATCGGGTATCCCTTCTGCAATCGCAGGAACGATCAATCTTGTAAATACAGGCGAACTTAACTTTCTTGTTCTTATAGCAATAGCTGCGATAATACTTCTTACAGTCGGATTTATTATATACGTGGAACTTGGAGAAAGAAGAATACCGATATCTTATTCAAGAAAAACCATAATGCAGAATCAAAACAAAAGAGTCATGAATTATATTCCTATAAAAGTGAATCTGAGCGGAGTTATTCCTCCGATTTTTGCTTCAGCACTGTTGATGTTTCCTACAACCATATTGCAGGCAAGTACTAACCCAATAATACAGAAAATTTCAGACTTTCTTAATCCGAACGGATATTTCTTTAACTTGTTGATGTTCTTTCTTGTTGTATTTTTTGCTTATTTTTATGCATCGATTGTTTTCAATGCAAAAGATATTGCTGAAAATCTTAAGCGACAGGGTGGCTTTATACCGGGTGTAAGGCCTGGAGAGCATACAGCGGAATTTCTGAATCAAGTTGCGAGCAGGCTTACGTTCTGGGGTGCGATTTATCTCGGAATCATATCTACACTTCCATGGATTTTAGTAAAGGGTATGGGTGTTCCTTTCTATTTCGGAGGAACAGCGGTTCTAATTGTCGTACAGGTTGCACTTGATACGATGAGAAAGATAGAAGCCCAGATATATATGAGCAAGTATGAAACTCTGAGTGCCGTAGGACTTTGA
- the rplO gene encoding 50S ribosomal protein L15 translates to MALNNLQPACNSTHKTKRVGRGQGSGMGKTATRGNKGQKSRTGYKRKRGFEGGQQPLQRRLPKIGFTSNVVKPYVINVDKVKAVAALDEITIETIRSVHKMNKGVDKVKLIGSSVKEIVSKIKDENITYSGQK, encoded by the coding sequence ATGGCGTTGAATAATCTACAACCTGCTTGCAACAGCACGCACAAGACCAAAAGAGTCGGACGCGGACAGGGAAGCGGAATGGGTAAAACTGCCACAAGAGGAAACAAAGGGCAGAAATCCAGAACGGGATACAAAAGAAAAAGAGGTTTTGAAGGCGGACAGCAGCCGCTTCAAAGAAGACTCCCAAAAATTGGATTTACATCGAATGTTGTCAAGCCTTATGTGATAAATGTTGATAAAGTAAAAGCGGTTGCCGCTCTTGACGAGATAACAATAGAGACTATAAGAAGTGTTCACAAGATGAACAAAGGTGTCGATAAAGTAAAACTTATAGGAAGTTCTGTTAAAGAGATCGTTTCCAAAATCAAAGACGAAAATATTACTTACAGCGGACAAAAATAA
- the rpsM gene encoding 30S ribosomal protein S13 translates to MARIAGVDLPKKKRIEYALPYIYGIGLTTSRKILDAIGISYDKRVYELTEEEVAKINKEIRENYMVEGDLRKKVAMDIKALMDIGCYRGLRHRRGLPVRGQRTKTNARTRKGKKKTVGSK, encoded by the coding sequence ATGGCAAGGATTGCTGGTGTTGATCTACCCAAAAAGAAAAGAATAGAGTATGCACTTCCGTATATATACGGTATAGGACTTACTACATCAAGAAAGATTCTTGATGCTATCGGTATATCATATGACAAAAGAGTCTATGAGCTTACCGAAGAAGAAGTTGCAAAAATCAACAAAGAGATCCGCGAAAACTATATGGTTGAGGGTGATCTTAGAAAAAAAGTGGCTATGGATATAAAAGCGCTCATGGATATAGGGTGCTACAGAGGTTTAAGACACAGAAGAGGTCTTCCTGTAAGAGGCCAGAGAACAAAAACAAATGCCAGAACAAGAAAAGGCAAAAAGAAAACCGTAGGTTCAAAATAA
- the rplR gene encoding 50S ribosomal protein L18 → MRETLQRKKNQLRIKRKRRVRGKIRGTETLPRVTVFKSNRHFYAQAIDDDKSHTIAYADGSKMGLRANKEDVKKVAAALAEQLKAKGIETIVFDRNGYLYHGVVASFADALRENGIKF, encoded by the coding sequence ATGAGAGAAACATTGCAAAGAAAGAAAAACCAACTCAGAATAAAAAGAAAAAGAAGAGTAAGAGGAAAAATAAGAGGTACTGAAACATTGCCTCGTGTTACCGTTTTCAAATCCAACAGACACTTCTACGCTCAGGCAATTGATGATGACAAAAGTCATACTATTGCCTATGCAGACGGAAGCAAAATGGGTTTGAGAGCCAACAAAGAAGATGTCAAAAAAGTCGCTGCAGCTCTTGCTGAGCAGCTAAAAGCCAAAGGAATAGAGACAATCGTTTTTGACAGAAACGGCTATCTTTACCATGGAGTAGTAGCATCGTTCGCCGATGCGCTAAGAGAAAACGGAATCAAGTTTTAA
- a CDS encoding type Z 30S ribosomal protein S14, with the protein MAKKSMIAKAKRKPKFKVRAYTRCRICGRPHSVYRDFGLCRVCLRKMASEGLLPGVRKASW; encoded by the coding sequence ATGGCTAAAAAATCAATGATAGCGAAAGCTAAGAGAAAACCGAAATTCAAAGTTAGAGCCTATACAAGATGCAGAATCTGCGGCAGACCGCATTCTGTTTACAGAGATTTTGGTCTCTGCAGAGTATGTCTTAGAAAAATGGCGAGCGAAGGTCTGCTTCCAGGTGTCAGAAAAGCCAGCTGGTAA
- the rplF gene encoding 50S ribosomal protein L6, whose protein sequence is MSRIGKQPVAIPSGIEVKVDGPKLIVKKGNITKELDTEGRVDIAVEDNMIKFMPKGEDRQSRAFWGTYRALANNIIEGLTKGFEKRLEINGVGYRAAVSGKTLELQLGFSHPINFEIPEGIEIKVEKNIIIIKGADKQQVGQVAAKIRSFRPPEPYKGKGVKYVDEVIIRKAGKTAKK, encoded by the coding sequence ATGTCAAGAATAGGAAAACAGCCAGTCGCAATACCAAGTGGTATTGAAGTAAAAGTAGACGGACCTAAATTGATTGTCAAAAAAGGCAATATTACAAAAGAACTCGATACCGAAGGAAGAGTAGATATTGCTGTGGAAGACAATATGATAAAATTTATGCCAAAAGGCGAAGACAGACAGTCAAGAGCCTTCTGGGGAACATACAGAGCACTTGCAAACAATATAATAGAAGGCCTGACAAAAGGTTTTGAAAAAAGGCTTGAAATAAACGGTGTGGGTTACAGAGCGGCGGTAAGTGGTAAAACGCTTGAGCTTCAGCTTGGATTTTCTCATCCGATAAACTTTGAGATTCCCGAAGGTATCGAAATAAAAGTAGAAAAAAACATTATTATCATAAAAGGTGCCGATAAGCAACAAGTAGGGCAGGTAGCTGCCAAAATAAGAAGTTTCAGACCGCCTGAGCCATATAAAGGAAAAGGTGTCAAATATGTTGATGAAGTTATCATCAGAAAAGCTGGTAAGACAGCTAAGAAATAG
- the rpmJ gene encoding 50S ribosomal protein L36, with amino-acid sequence MKVRASVKKMCEKCKIIKRKGVVRVICVNPKHKQRQG; translated from the coding sequence ATGAAAGTCAGAGCATCTGTAAAGAAAATGTGCGAAAAATGCAAGATTATCAAACGCAAAGGCGTTGTAAGAGTAATCTGCGTAAATCCAAAACACAAACAGAGACAAGGATAA
- the map gene encoding type I methionyl aminopeptidase — protein MSIAVRKPKEIEALRRANIIVAETLELLVKECRPGVTLKELDKMGEEYIRSRGATPSFKGLYGFPASVCTSVNEVIIHGIPSDYKLKNGDIIGLDIGTQLDGWYGDAAITVGVGEISQKDKDLIACAKDTLMFAISIIKAGMRFKELSYEIEKFIKSRGFVPLHGFCGHGIGRKPHEEPEIPNYLEHGTPKSGPKIKEGMVFCLEPMICQKLGTPKILEDKWSVVSEDGLNGSHYEHTVAIIDGRAEILSSVS, from the coding sequence ATGTCGATAGCCGTAAGGAAACCCAAAGAGATAGAGGCTTTGAGAAGAGCCAATATCATAGTGGCCGAAACTCTTGAACTGCTTGTTAAGGAGTGCAGGCCCGGGGTAACCCTTAAAGAGCTTGACAAAATGGGCGAAGAGTATATAAGAAGCAGAGGCGCCACCCCTTCATTTAAAGGACTTTACGGTTTTCCGGCCTCGGTCTGCACTTCTGTCAATGAAGTTATCATTCATGGAATACCCAGTGATTACAAACTTAAAAACGGCGATATAATAGGACTAGATATCGGTACGCAGCTCGACGGCTGGTATGGTGATGCAGCTATAACAGTCGGTGTGGGAGAGATATCCCAAAAAGACAAAGATCTCATTGCCTGTGCCAAAGATACATTGATGTTTGCAATTTCAATTATAAAAGCCGGAATGAGATTTAAAGAGCTCAGTTACGAGATAGAGAAATTTATCAAATCTCGCGGGTTTGTCCCTCTTCACGGTTTTTGCGGGCATGGAATAGGCAGGAAGCCTCATGAAGAGCCGGAAATCCCAAACTACCTTGAACACGGAACGCCCAAAAGCGGACCGAAAATCAAAGAGGGAATGGTTTTTTGCCTTGAGCCGATGATATGTCAAAAACTAGGAACGCCCAAGATTCTTGAAGATAAATGGTCGGTTGTATCAGAAGATGGACTCAACGGCAGTCATTATGAGCATACTGTTGCTATCATAGATGGCAGAGCAGAGATACTAAGCAGCGTCAGTTAA
- the rpsE gene encoding 30S ribosomal protein S5: MEKWNREEFEEVVVNIGRVTKVVKGGRRFRFTALVVVGDKKGHVGFGIGKAKEVPDAIKKAIDNAFKNITTVHIKGSTIAHDVTHKYNASKILLKPASEGTGVIAGGAARPVIELAGIKDILTKSLGSNNPANLVRATVEALAKIKH; this comes from the coding sequence ATGGAAAAGTGGAATAGAGAAGAGTTTGAAGAAGTAGTTGTAAACATAGGTAGAGTTACAAAGGTTGTAAAGGGTGGTAGAAGATTTAGATTTACCGCTTTGGTAGTAGTCGGCGATAAAAAAGGTCATGTTGGTTTCGGAATCGGTAAAGCAAAAGAGGTTCCTGATGCTATAAAAAAAGCTATAGACAACGCTTTTAAAAACATAACGACCGTTCATATCAAAGGCTCTACCATAGCTCATGATGTAACTCACAAATATAATGCAAGCAAAATTTTGCTGAAGCCTGCAAGCGAGGGTACGGGTGTTATCGCCGGTGGTGCTGCTAGGCCTGTGATAGAACTTGCGGGAATCAAAGATATATTGACAAAATCTTTGGGTTCAAACAACCCTGCAAACCTTGTCAGGGCAACAGTTGAAGCACTTGCAAAAATCAAGCATTAA
- the infA gene encoding translation initiation factor IF-1 — translation MAKDDVIEVDGIVKEALPNATFRVELENGHVVLCHIAGKMRMHYIKILPGDKVKVELTPYSLDKGRITFRYK, via the coding sequence ATGGCAAAAGATGATGTTATAGAAGTTGACGGTATAGTCAAAGAAGCGTTGCCGAATGCAACGTTCAGAGTCGAACTCGAAAACGGCCATGTTGTACTTTGTCATATCGCAGGCAAAATGAGGATGCATTATATAAAAATACTGCCTGGAGACAAAGTAAAAGTAGAACTTACACCATACAGCCTGGATAAAGGCAGAATAACTTTCAGATATAAGTAA
- the rpsH gene encoding 30S ribosomal protein S8, with protein MINDMIADSITRIRNAAMRKQEVTKLLYSKIVEEIVKIMQDKGYIESYKVVEDGNKKFINVVLKYDENGNSVINELKRISKPGRRIYKGRDEIKNFKNGYGTIIVSTSKGVLPNDKAFKEGVGGEVLCSIW; from the coding sequence TTGATTAACGATATGATAGCTGATTCAATAACTAGAATCAGAAATGCGGCGATGAGAAAACAAGAGGTCACAAAGCTTCTTTATTCGAAAATAGTTGAAGAGATTGTTAAAATTATGCAGGATAAAGGCTATATAGAAAGCTATAAAGTCGTTGAAGACGGAAACAAGAAGTTTATAAACGTAGTTTTGAAATATGACGAAAACGGAAACTCTGTAATAAACGAATTGAAAAGAATCTCAAAGCCTGGAAGAAGAATTTATAAAGGCAGAGACGAAATAAAAAACTTTAAAAACGGATACGGTACCATTATAGTAAGTACGTCAAAAGGTGTGCTGCCGAATGATAAGGCTTTCAAAGAGGGCGTAGGCGGCGAAGTTCTTTGTAGTATTTGGTAA